A DNA window from Bdellovibrio sp. BCCA contains the following coding sequences:
- a CDS encoding endonuclease/exonuclease/phosphatase family protein has protein sequence MTWTETTNLKFCLLNAENLFLMFDGTPTKDVLNLKEAQWQRLSSSIYENKSLKKTQDIAKALKEINADIIMLCEVGGFESLKNFNLLFMDDAYSPCLIEGNSERNIDVGFLIRKNLPFYFDLQSNKNRPINYLYPHERESLLHGYPVKGGKVTSSHKFSRDVAELRLFKTDKEKPSLIVLLAHLKSRLDPERIDPNGFERRQAELRTLLEIYHELEIVHPDLPLIVAGDFNGNASMINTDEEFKDLYSSTPLKDVLEVSGLPQEARATFYQVRNGSRAEGRQIDFAFLSPHTQQLVKPGGSYVHRYKDEFGMEHDIPRNMDAKLNLPSDHYPLVFEIENLKLK, from the coding sequence ATGACGTGGACAGAGACCACAAATTTAAAATTTTGCTTACTCAATGCAGAGAATCTCTTTTTGATGTTCGACGGGACACCAACAAAAGATGTCTTGAATCTGAAAGAAGCTCAGTGGCAACGTCTGTCCTCTTCCATTTATGAGAATAAGTCGTTAAAGAAAACTCAAGATATCGCCAAAGCCTTAAAAGAGATCAACGCCGACATTATTATGCTCTGCGAAGTTGGTGGTTTTGAGTCCTTAAAAAACTTCAACCTTCTCTTTATGGATGATGCCTATTCCCCTTGTTTGATTGAGGGAAACTCCGAAAGAAATATCGACGTCGGTTTTTTGATCCGCAAGAACCTGCCGTTCTACTTTGATCTTCAATCCAACAAGAACCGACCGATCAATTACCTCTACCCTCATGAGCGCGAAAGTCTTTTGCACGGCTATCCGGTCAAAGGTGGCAAGGTCACAAGCAGTCATAAGTTTTCACGAGACGTGGCGGAGCTTCGACTTTTTAAAACTGACAAAGAAAAACCGTCACTGATTGTTTTGCTCGCTCATCTGAAGTCACGCTTAGATCCTGAACGGATTGATCCCAACGGTTTTGAGAGACGCCAGGCTGAGCTTCGCACTTTGCTTGAGATCTACCATGAGCTTGAGATCGTGCATCCTGATCTGCCTTTGATTGTGGCGGGTGATTTTAATGGCAATGCCAGCATGATTAATACGGATGAAGAGTTTAAAGATCTGTACTCTTCGACTCCTTTAAAAGATGTGCTGGAGGTCAGCGGTCTTCCGCAAGAAGCGCGTGCCACTTTTTACCAAGTTCGAAACGGATCTCGCGCGGAAGGACGGCAAATTGATTTTGCGTTTTTGTCGCCGCACACACAGCAGTTGGTGAAACCAGGTGGCTCGTATGTGCATCGATATAAGGATGAGTTCGGTATGGAACATGACATCCCAAGAAATATGGATGCCAAACTCAATCTCCCTTCGGATCATTATCCGTTGGTGTTTGAAATTGAGAACCTCAAACTCAAATAG
- the apaG gene encoding Co2+/Mg2+ efflux protein ApaG, with product MAMQKTTTPNFQITAKVVYVPAESRPEQGYHFFAYKISIKNVGEAPAQLMSRHWVITDARGHKEEVRGPGVVGMQPKIQPGQTFEYDSACPLHAATGSMQGRYHFVAENGESFSVEIPEFYLIAPHALH from the coding sequence ATGGCAATGCAAAAAACAACAACCCCGAATTTTCAAATCACTGCGAAGGTCGTCTACGTTCCTGCGGAGTCGCGTCCAGAGCAGGGTTATCACTTTTTTGCTTACAAAATTTCAATCAAAAATGTGGGCGAAGCTCCGGCTCAATTGATGAGTCGTCATTGGGTGATTACGGATGCTCGTGGGCACAAAGAAGAAGTTCGCGGCCCGGGTGTTGTTGGAATGCAGCCAAAAATCCAACCGGGTCAGACGTTTGAATATGACAGCGCCTGCCCTCTTCATGCGGCCACAGGAAGTATGCAGGGTCGCTACCATTTCGTTGCAGAAAATGGAGAGAGCTTCAGCGTCGAAATCCCTGAATTCTATCTAATTGCTCCTCACGCTCTTCATTAA
- a CDS encoding GNAT family N-acetyltransferase, producing the protein MKSIKVPLYKNTQRLVIRPLEETDYENWAQAHSCLRPPQNEWDETNWKDSELTKKKFKELLKIQKVQRAKDIFYSFGIFRKDDGILLGTVNLMDISRGPFQNAYLGYRIFNNYWGNGYAQEACKAAMHIAFKDLKLHRVEAGIAPTNKRSIKTAKAIGLRKEGLSRKRLLVRNKWVDLVLYAVTKEDL; encoded by the coding sequence ATGAAATCTATCAAAGTGCCTCTTTATAAAAATACCCAACGTCTTGTTATTCGTCCTTTAGAAGAAACGGATTACGAAAACTGGGCGCAGGCCCATTCCTGTCTTCGTCCTCCACAAAATGAGTGGGACGAAACGAACTGGAAAGACTCTGAGCTCACGAAGAAAAAATTCAAAGAACTTTTGAAAATCCAGAAAGTTCAACGCGCGAAAGACATCTTTTATTCTTTTGGAATTTTCAGAAAAGATGACGGGATTTTATTGGGCACAGTAAACCTGATGGATATTTCCCGCGGGCCTTTTCAAAATGCTTACTTGGGTTATCGGATTTTTAATAACTACTGGGGAAACGGTTACGCGCAAGAGGCTTGCAAAGCAGCGATGCACATTGCTTTTAAAGACTTGAAACTTCACAGAGTTGAAGCTGGGATTGCTCCGACAAACAAAAGATCCATCAAAACCGCAAAAGCCATCGGCCTTCGCAAGGAAGGCCTCAGCCGCAAGCGTCTTTTGGTGCGCAACAAATGGG